In Novipirellula artificiosorum, the genomic window CGTAAACCGGCCGTTAGTGTCTCGGAAGACCCTCGACAATACACGGTGGAGATGCAGGTAGAGCCAATGGGACCCTTGGTCGGTCAATCGATCGAAGAAGCCGGACTGCGGCATTTACCCGGTCTGTATGTCGCCGAAATCCAACGAGAAGATGGCGTGATCGCGGCGGCGAAACCCAACGAACTGCTGCGGCCCAACGATGCGTTGATTTTGGTCGGCGAACTGGACAGTGTGGTTGATTTACGCAAAATCCGTGGGCTGACCGTTCCCGATGATCAAGCACGAAAACTGCAAGTCCCCGCATGGCAACGGACGCTCGTCGAAGCGGTGGTCAGTTCGCGATGCGCGCTGCTTGGCAAAACCATTCGCGAAGGCAAGTTCCGTTCTCATTACAATGCCGCCGTCGTCGCCGTTGCCCGCGGGGGTCGCCGGTTGTCGGGCAAGATCGGTGACGTGCAATTGGAAGGTGGGGATGTGTTGCTGCTCGAAGCATCGCCATCCTTCTTACATCGCCGCCGCGAATCACGGGATTTCTATCTCGTCAGCGCGGTTGAAAATGGTGCCGTACGGCGCCCCGAGTTGGCTTGGCTTTCCCTTGCGATCATGTTGGTGATGGTCATCGCCGCGTCGTTGACTCGCGTTTCCATCATGACCTCCGCGCTGCTCGCGGCCGTTGCGATGATCAGCTTTCGTTGCTGCACAGCCTCCGAAGCCCGACGCAGTATCGATTGGTCGATCTTGATCGTGATCGGGGCGGCCATCGGCATTGGCGACGCACTCGAAAAAAGCGGTGCAGCCAAAGCAATCGCAGGAGGAATCGTTGAACTCGCGAGCGGCAACCCCCTGGCGACGCTCGCAGCGGTCCTGCTAGCGACCATGATTTGCACCGAACTGATCACCAACAACGCCGCCGCGATTTTGATGTTAACGATCGGCCGGGAAACCGCTCACGGCCTGGGCGCGAACGAAATGCCCTTTGTGATCGCGGTGATGATTGCTGCATCCGCTAGCTTCTTGACTCCCTTCGGCTACCAGACGAACTTGATGGTGTATGGAATTGGAGGTTATCGGTTTTCCGACTACCTCCGCTTCGGGTTTCCATTGAGCTTGATCGTGTTTGCCGTTTCGATGGCAATCATCCCGAGCGTTTTCCCTCTTTTTTGAGAGAAGCCTCCGAGATTCTACCCCGCATCTGTGCGTAAATGCACGTTTTGTTCATTTGAACGGGTGTGCGCATTCGAGACCTCCCCCAAATGGGTGATAAGTTGCAACGGTATTGTCAGTTTCTCGGTCCAAAGCACTGATTCTGTTCACAGACGCTGGCGATTCCGATGAACCCGATACCTTTGTTTGAGGACAAAGAATGGAATCGCCATAATGAATCACAAGGATAGAACTATGCCAATCGCCCGAAACGCGGCTGATTGCGGCATCTCGCCACCAATCAAGCAAACACGCGGACTCCGTTACATCAGTCGTCGCTTTAAGGTCGGTTCATGGTCACTCGCGGCCCTATTGGCGATCAGCAGCCAGAGCGCGGTGAACGGCCAGAACGCGCCCTGCCCCTGCGGCCCCAATCAATATCCCGGCTCTGCCCAATACGGCGGCTCGGCCCAATACGGCGGCTCGGGCCACTACGGTCACGGCCAATACCAAGGCTCGACCCCCTATCACGGCCAAGGCCAATACCAAGGCTCGTCCCCCTATTACGGCCAAGGACAATACAATCCTTCAAACCAATACTACAACAATGGGCAACCCATCGGTCCTGGCCAAGTGATGCAAGGCCGCGCCATTGCCGGTGGCCAAGCCAATGCGGGGCAAGCTAACGTCTCAGGACAACAAGCACCAAGCCAAGCAGCGGGCGACACCCAAACTCGCGGACGCGCCGCCGGTTCGGCAGCCGCCAACGATGCCGCAGCAGCTCGCAGCACGGGGACCAGCAACCATCAATTGTCAGGCCCTGCTGTGAACTCGGCACCGCAAACCGAAGGCTACGTCGGACCGATGCCCAGCGGCGGAAATTGGCAAGCACCGGCGACTTGGTCCGATGATTCCGCTGGAATGGTCTCCGGCGGTCCGGTTTACAGCGGTATGGTTTCCGGCGGTCCGGTTTACAGCAGCACCGTTGTCTCGAATGCAGCATGTGCACCGGCGTGTGCACCGGCGCCAAAACCGACCGGGCTGTATGGTGGCTTCGAAGCGTTGCTGCTGCGACCGACGTTCGACAACAACGTGGCCTACGTGATCGACCCACCGGCGGGAAACACCCTGCAAACCTATGACTACGATTATGAATTCGCACCACGAGCATTCCTTGGTTGGCAAGACCAATGTGGTGGCTACGGATTCCGTACCACGTTCATGCAACTTGACACCGACGCGGGGCCGTACTCGGCGACGTCGACCGAATTGTTTGAACCGATTTTTGTGGGGGTACAAGGTGCTTCGGGGAATCTTTTCCGGGAAGCACGAGCCGAAGGGGACAGCGCCGGTGCGGATGAAACCTTAACGGCCTCTCACGAACTCGATTTGCTCGCACTTGACTTTGAGCTGACACAAGCCTTCAGTGTCCGACGGTTCCAATTGCTGGCAGGTGTCGGTTTGCGATACGCGAGCATCGACCAACTGATGCGAGCGGACGCCTACGACGTATCCAATGCTGTCCTCGCGTCGGTCGAAAACGACTTGCAAGTCGAAGGCGTCGGTCCTACGGTTTCGCTACAAGCCTTACGTCCGCTTGGCACGACGCGTTTCTCGCTGTTCACCGGTTTGCGTGGCTCCCTGCTGATGGCGGAAACGAATCAGCAGATCTACAACCAGTACTACGGTGACTGGGACAACAACGGTGCGACGCCGGATACGCTCGGCGAATTGACCGACCGTGCAACGCAGGACGAGATCATCACGGCTTTGGAAATGCAACTCGGTCTGCAATACCAATTGCCTCTGAGCCGGCGCTGCCAGTTGGTCCTACGGAGTGCCTACGAAACGCAGACGTGGTTTGATGTCGGCGGCCCCGTCGATTCTCACAGCACCTTAAGTCTTGACGGCGTTTCGTTCACCGCAGGCTTGATGTTCTAATCACCACACGCTGGTTTGCAACGCTCTCGACGCGGCGAATCCGCGGCTCCGTCCGTTTCCTTCGAATCCGCCAGACAAGGAAGCAACTGAGCCGTGGATTTTTTTGCGCGTCCATCACTCTCCACCCGCCCGCAGCTCCATCACTCGGATCGGATGCTCGGGATCGTCTTCCATTTCCACTCGGTGCTCGGTGTAGTGCCAACCCTTGTCTTGAATCCAGCCACGGAACTCGTTGGCAATGATTCGATACGGATCGCTTAAGAACACTTGGCCTGCCTGGGCCAAATGGTCACGAAGACAATGATCCAATTCCGGCCATAGCGATCTGAGGTAGGTCACGTCGCTACCAAGAATGATGGGAAAGCTTGGCCCCGCGATCCGGTCAATGCCAAATCGGAGCCGCTCGACCTGACACCGATCCCGAAAATCCCAAACACTCATTCTCACCAGCATCAGCGGGTCATCGACCCCATCGGTCAAGGTCACGTTTGCGCCTCGTCGGATCGCTGCGATGCCTGCGTGTCCGGTCCCACATCCGAGTTCGAGCACCGAAACCTGCTTAAGCTTGACCTGTTCAAGAAATCGATCCAATCCCGCGGCAGCCCTCCAGGTTGTCGCCCAGAACGGATCGATGACACCTTGCTCGCCCGCGTCTTGACGCTCGCACGCTTCGATCAACATCCCTTCGGGATCGGACGCAACCGCCAATCGAAAAGGCTCTCCCGCGATCAGGATCTCGTCCCATTGCCATCGAAACCGCTCGCTCACCCTTGCTGCAAGTTGTTCGAATGATTCGGTCGTGTCCATATTCACTATCAGTTACCGGGCCAATTCCTGAGGGGGTGCAACCCTTCGCTTGCAGTGTCGTCGCACTACGTGCCTTCGCGAAGTTGATCGAAATATTGCTGTGCGTGTTCGCGTTCGGTTCGAGGCAACGTTTGATTCTCCGACGGATCACTCTCTTTCGACAGCGCGGCTTCAATCGATTGCTTCACATCCTCTTGAGTGATCCCCTTTCGGTTGGGGCCATCGGCAAACCCAGCGATGATCGCTTTGCCCTTCTTCACATTTCCACGAACCTGAGTGTCATACGTGTTCGTATCGGTCTCGGATTCCGGTCGATCTCCTTCGCCTGTTCCTCTTCCCAATCCGTTACCCGGTCGGTCGCCGAAACCACTTCCCTGGCAACTCTGGCATCCCATGCCACCACAGTTCTCACAACGCATTTGGTTCTTCGATTGCGACAATTCATCCAGCGCCGATTGCAAGTCTTCGAGTTCCGACATCTCCTGCTGCATTTCACCGAGTTGGTCCGCCATCTGTTCAAGTGCATCGGCGGCTTGAGAACCATCACCATTTTGCATCGCCTGGGATGCTTGCCCCATCGCTTCGGCCATCTGCTGCATCTTTTGCATTTGACCGTCCTTCTGACTCAATTCGTTCAGCTTCTGCTGCATCTTCGCGGCATCGTCGCCACGTCCTTCTTTGCGTGCTTGCTCGATCTTTTGCTGAAGCTCCTTCTTCGCTTCCTGATGCTGCTGAACCGCCTTTTCCATCTGTTGCTTCATCTGCTCGACTTGCTTCTTGAGCTGCTGTTTCTCTTGCTCGGTCAATTTGCCATCACGAATTTTCTCCGCCAGCTGTTTGACCATCTCCTCCGCTTTTCCAAATTCCCCTTTCTCGATCGACTTCGCAACCTTTTCAGCAGGTCCCGACTCCAATCCCTTCATTTGCGACATCGCACGGCGCATGCTCTCTGGCGACCCCAATTGTTCACGTCGCTGTTGAAGTTCTTTCTTCAAATCGTTTAGAGCGATCATCGCTTCCTTGCGATCCATATTCTTGTGCGTGACGATTCTGTCGAGATCCGACTCCATCTTTTCAAACATCGCCTCCGCTTCTTTCAAGCCTTCGGCTTCTGCCTTGCGTCGCTGCTGCTGGATCCGTTTCTTCAGCTGCGATGTTGCCGTTTGGACCTGCTTGATTTCAGCCAAGTCAGTCTTGACGACACCCTCGGCGCTTGAGTTCTTTGCCGGTTCCACCAATAGCAAGACGACCGCCAACACCGGGATCATCGCAAGGGGCAACCACCCCAACTTGCTGGGTTTGAGCGAAAACCGATCGGCAACCTCGATCTTTGCGGCGCGAATTTCTGCATCATGAGCAAGGGCGACCCCAAAGTGGATTTCTCGCGACCTCTCATTCAGACTGAGCGAACTACTGAGTCGTTCGCTGAGCCCAAACCGGCGGTCCACTTCCGTGGCAACCGACTCGATCGACGGTGCCGTCCCGAGCGCATAGATTGCCGCCGCAACAAAGGCTGCAATGATCGAGCCGATCAACCACGCATGGGTCCAGACGCGAAAATCGACGTCCATCGAACGAATCGCCGGCACGGCAATGGCCACGATCGCGATCAGCGTGGCGGCAAACAGGGTCCAACATAAAGATCGGCCGAATTGTGCAAGCATCAACCGGCGACGAGCACTGCGGACGCGTGATTCAACTTTGTTCATGATCAGCCCAATGGCGTAGGAAAATCGACTCTCGTCGGTTCAGCTATCTGGTTAGTATAGAGCGAGTCGCCGATCCTGGATGGCGGGTTGTTGGTTTTTCGCGGAATTTGCGGTTAGCCGACCCGTGCCACGGATGCCGACACCTGCCCCCTTTTCCGTTCTCTGACAAGTAAAATGCCCGATCTCCCTGATCCCGATGTGCACCCCCATACGGACGTGGTCCTCTATGACGGCGAGTGTTCGTTTTGTTGCTCGCAAGTCGCCAATCTACGACGTCTGGATCGATGGGGGGCGAAGCTCTCTTACCTGTCCCTCCATGATCCACGTGTTAGCGAGCGGTACCCCGATTTGTCCTCTGAGGACCTGATGCGCCAGATGTATGTCATCGACACTCGCGATCGCCGACATGGCGGCGCCGACGCGGTACGTTACTTGACCCGTCGCCTACCGATGCTTTGGCCCGCAGCACCGATCTTGCACCTGCCGTGTACCGCTCGGCTGTGGCGATGGCTCTACGACCAATTTGCCCTACGACGCTACCGAATCTCCGGCAAGATCTGCGATAACGGTCGCTGCAAGATCGACCGGTAACACCGAGCACAACGTCAGCGAATTTCCTTCACTCGGATATCCTTGAAGCGAATTCGGAGCTGTTGGCCAGGGTGAATCTGTAGCCCGATGTGTCCGCGCATTCCCACCTCGTGTTGGCGATGAGCCGCGTCATCGAGTCGACCGGCTCCGTCATAATCTGCGACGGTCACTCCATTGATGATCGTCTTGATCTTCGTTCCTTGACACAAGATGTGAACATCATTCCAAGACTCCCCTGAATCGCTTTGGAACCACTTC contains:
- a CDS encoding SLC13 family permease; this encodes MDTWEAWLTVIVAGLLLASLALRIASTDLLALSFLGVLMLVQRLTLSPNLPTPEEAVSGFGNQGLITVALLFAAVAGLEFTGGTELATSWLLKKAKHLLDAQVRLLVPVAGLSAFLNNTPVVAALLPVVGDLSKRLSLSSSRLLMPLSYAAILGGMCTVMGTSTNLIVRDKYAATSGTVIGFFDPAWVGVPATIVGLIYILACSRWLIPERKPAVSVSEDPRQYTVEMQVEPMGPLVGQSIEEAGLRHLPGLYVAEIQREDGVIAAAKPNELLRPNDALILVGELDSVVDLRKIRGLTVPDDQARKLQVPAWQRTLVEAVVSSRCALLGKTIREGKFRSHYNAAVVAVARGGRRLSGKIGDVQLEGGDVLLLEASPSFLHRRRESRDFYLVSAVENGAVRRPELAWLSLAIMLVMVIAASLTRVSIMTSALLAAVAMISFRCCTASEARRSIDWSILIVIGAAIGIGDALEKSGAAKAIAGGIVELASGNPLATLAAVLLATMICTELITNNAAAILMLTIGRETAHGLGANEMPFVIAVMIAASASFLTPFGYQTNLMVYGIGGYRFSDYLRFGFPLSLIVFAVSMAIIPSVFPLF
- a CDS encoding Lpg1974 family pore-forming outer membrane protein; the encoded protein is MPIARNAADCGISPPIKQTRGLRYISRRFKVGSWSLAALLAISSQSAVNGQNAPCPCGPNQYPGSAQYGGSAQYGGSGHYGHGQYQGSTPYHGQGQYQGSSPYYGQGQYNPSNQYYNNGQPIGPGQVMQGRAIAGGQANAGQANVSGQQAPSQAAGDTQTRGRAAGSAAANDAAAARSTGTSNHQLSGPAVNSAPQTEGYVGPMPSGGNWQAPATWSDDSAGMVSGGPVYSGMVSGGPVYSSTVVSNAACAPACAPAPKPTGLYGGFEALLLRPTFDNNVAYVIDPPAGNTLQTYDYDYEFAPRAFLGWQDQCGGYGFRTTFMQLDTDAGPYSATSTELFEPIFVGVQGASGNLFREARAEGDSAGADETLTASHELDLLALDFELTQAFSVRRFQLLAGVGLRYASIDQLMRADAYDVSNAVLASVENDLQVEGVGPTVSLQALRPLGTTRFSLFTGLRGSLLMAETNQQIYNQYYGDWDNNGATPDTLGELTDRATQDEIITALEMQLGLQYQLPLSRRCQLVLRSAYETQTWFDVGGPVDSHSTLSLDGVSFTAGLMF
- a CDS encoding class I SAM-dependent methyltransferase, with protein sequence MDTTESFEQLAARVSERFRWQWDEILIAGEPFRLAVASDPEGMLIEACERQDAGEQGVIDPFWATTWRAAAGLDRFLEQVKLKQVSVLELGCGTGHAGIAAIRRGANVTLTDGVDDPLMLVRMSVWDFRDRCQVERLRFGIDRIAGPSFPIILGSDVTYLRSLWPELDHCLRDHLAQAGQVFLSDPYRIIANEFRGWIQDKGWHYTEHRVEMEDDPEHPIRVMELRAGGE
- a CDS encoding thiol-disulfide oxidoreductase DCC family protein; protein product: MPDLPDPDVHPHTDVVLYDGECSFCCSQVANLRRLDRWGAKLSYLSLHDPRVSERYPDLSSEDLMRQMYVIDTRDRRHGGADAVRYLTRRLPMLWPAAPILHLPCTARLWRWLYDQFALRRYRISGKICDNGRCKIDR